The Lacrimispora xylanolytica genome has a segment encoding these proteins:
- a CDS encoding FAD-binding protein → MEKVSYKFLQYDTVVVGSGAAAYNAVDWLYDLGRRNIALLTEGIRMGTSRNTGSDKQTYYKLSVGFHENDSVYEMAQTLYDGEGVDGSVALAEAANSLRCFYKLANLGVDFPTDEFGVYTGYKTDHDPRQRATSAGPLTSRYMTEALERSVSKKNMPILNELLAFQIYEEDNEIRGIICLNKDKLSDNQLELVVVAANHVIWCTGGPSACYKNVVYPAGHTGMSGTLLDAGVRGVNLQEWQYGLASIKFRWNVSGTYQQVLPRYVSIDKDGVEREFLMDYMSKEEALNLVFLKGYQWPFDASKKDASSRIDLCVYEETAIKGRRVYLDFMNNPAGLEGGFECLSKEAHSYLLKSNALFGTPIERLKHMNPLAIDLYKSHSIDIEKEMLEISVCAQHHNGGILVDANWETSMKGLFAAGEAAGTFGVHRPGGSALNSTQVGSMRAAQHISYTSEEETPDPSLWKVSPDKLAKEIGNSLLSMIGEENNALTVREDLQNAMSCVAAQVRDIKGLSKLRENVEHYRIHFKSLVRVPNIRTLPILLKTYDMIVTQCAVLEAMEQSAALFGSRGSCLVKEEMGGYLPTKSHDKNLRLITRQENGRFTSLTEEVTPVPQKNDWFETIWAEHRTLRQSKQTQ, encoded by the coding sequence ATGGAGAAAGTTAGTTATAAGTTCTTACAATATGATACAGTCGTAGTAGGAAGCGGTGCGGCAGCTTATAATGCGGTCGATTGGCTCTATGATCTTGGCCGGAGAAATATTGCCTTGCTGACAGAAGGAATCCGCATGGGAACCTCCCGGAATACGGGAAGTGATAAGCAGACCTACTATAAGCTTTCCGTGGGGTTTCATGAGAACGATTCTGTGTACGAGATGGCTCAGACACTATATGACGGGGAGGGGGTAGACGGCAGCGTTGCCCTGGCAGAGGCAGCCAATTCCCTGCGCTGTTTTTACAAGCTGGCGAATCTGGGAGTGGATTTTCCCACCGATGAGTTTGGAGTATACACAGGCTATAAGACAGATCATGATCCGCGTCAGCGAGCAACTTCTGCAGGGCCTCTTACATCCCGCTACATGACAGAAGCCCTGGAAAGGTCAGTAAGTAAAAAGAATATGCCAATTTTAAATGAGCTGCTGGCTTTTCAGATTTATGAAGAGGACAATGAAATCCGGGGAATTATCTGCCTAAATAAAGATAAGCTTTCCGATAATCAGCTGGAACTGGTAGTAGTTGCAGCAAATCATGTGATCTGGTGTACCGGAGGACCAAGCGCCTGTTATAAAAATGTGGTCTATCCGGCAGGTCATACAGGAATGTCAGGGACACTCCTTGATGCAGGTGTCAGGGGGGTGAATCTTCAGGAATGGCAGTACGGACTGGCTTCCATCAAGTTTCGCTGGAATGTATCAGGTACTTATCAGCAGGTACTGCCACGGTATGTATCCATTGATAAAGATGGAGTGGAGCGAGAATTCCTTATGGACTATATGAGTAAGGAAGAGGCACTGAATCTGGTGTTCCTAAAAGGTTATCAATGGCCCTTTGATGCCAGTAAAAAAGATGCTTCTTCACGGATCGATTTATGTGTCTATGAGGAAACTGCAATAAAAGGGCGCAGAGTGTATCTGGATTTCATGAATAATCCAGCTGGTTTAGAGGGCGGGTTTGAATGCCTGTCAAAAGAGGCTCATTCCTATCTTTTAAAATCCAATGCTCTGTTTGGCACTCCCATTGAGCGGTTAAAGCATATGAATCCTCTTGCCATTGACCTGTATAAGAGCCACAGCATTGATATTGAAAAAGAAATGCTTGAAATCAGTGTTTGTGCCCAGCATCACAATGGGGGAATATTGGTGGATGCCAACTGGGAGACTTCGATGAAAGGATTGTTTGCAGCAGGAGAAGCAGCAGGTACCTTTGGAGTCCATCGTCCAGGCGGTTCCGCTTTAAATTCCACTCAGGTAGGCTCTATGCGGGCCGCTCAGCACATTTCTTACACCAGTGAGGAGGAGACACCAGATCCTTCGTTGTGGAAGGTATCCCCAGACAAGCTGGCTAAGGAAATAGGAAACAGTCTTTTAAGCATGATAGGAGAAGAAAATAACGCCCTTACGGTAAGAGAGGACCTTCAAAATGCCATGTCTTGTGTGGCGGCCCAGGTCCGTGATATAAAGGGGTTATCTAAACTGCGTGAGAACGTGGAACACTACCGGATTCATTTTAAGAGCCTGGTCAGGGTTCCTAATATCAGAACGCTTCCTATCTTATTAAAGACATACGATATGATTGTGACCCAGTGTGCTGTTTTAGAGGCTATGGAGCAGTCGGCAGCTTTATTTGGCAGCAGGGGAAGCTGCCTGGTAAAAGAGGAGATGGGTGGGTATCTGCCAACCAAATCTCATGATAAGAACCTGCGCCTGATTACAAGGCAGGAAAATGGCCGCTTCACAAGCCTTACGGAAGAAGTGACTCCGGTTCCCCAGAAAAATGACTGGTTTGAAACAATATGGGCAGAGCATCGAACGCTGCGCCAGTCCAAACAAACGCAATAA
- a CDS encoding 3-ketoacyl-ACP reductase, with protein sequence MAKTAVVTGGTRGIGLAIAKQLSEDGFQVVIVGTRKKEAYADQLKWFDDNNKDYFYVTGDISNHEDRIHIVKESVAHYGKINVLVNNAGVAPKVRADLLTMSEESFDYVLSINLRGNMFLTQLVANQMIKQEEKGIIINVSSCSAEVSSVNRGEYCISKAGVSMLTKLYADRLSAEGILVYEVRPGVILTDMTSTVQSKYEKMIEDGVFPIRRWGLPEDVALAVSAFAGGKFPYTTGNFIDVDGGFHIKRL encoded by the coding sequence ATGGCAAAAACAGCAGTAGTGACCGGAGGAACCCGTGGTATTGGATTAGCCATTGCAAAGCAGCTTTCAGAAGATGGATTCCAGGTTGTCATTGTCGGAACCCGTAAAAAGGAAGCGTATGCAGATCAATTAAAGTGGTTTGACGATAATAATAAGGATTATTTCTATGTAACCGGTGATATTTCAAACCATGAAGACAGAATCCACATTGTAAAGGAAAGCGTGGCACATTACGGGAAAATAAACGTCCTTGTTAATAATGCCGGAGTTGCTCCCAAAGTAAGAGCAGATCTCCTTACTATGAGCGAGGAAAGCTTTGATTATGTGCTTTCAATTAATCTTCGGGGAAATATGTTTTTAACCCAGCTGGTTGCGAACCAGATGATAAAGCAGGAGGAAAAAGGAATCATTATTAATGTTTCGTCCTGTTCCGCGGAAGTAAGCTCTGTAAACCGAGGAGAATACTGTATTTCAAAGGCTGGAGTCAGCATGTTGACTAAGCTTTATGCGGATCGGTTATCCGCAGAGGGAATTCTGGTCTATGAAGTCAGACCGGGTGTTATCTTAACGGATATGACCAGTACTGTGCAATCCAAGTACGAAAAGATGATTGAAGATGGCGTATTTCCTATTCGCCGCTGGGGACTGCCAGAAGATGTGGCACTGGCCGTAAGCGCGTTTGCAGGAGGAAAATTCCCATATACCACAGGAAACTTTATTGATGTGGACGGAGGATTTCACATCAAACGACTTTAA
- a CDS encoding NADH:flavin oxidoreductase, translating to MTKHKMFRYMSLDELRQEIKDQAVNIDLTEDLSPLKNKVNVGHLTTSNAMAILPMEGCDSNPDGSMSELTRRRYMRFSTGGSSLIWWEANAVVEEGKANPQSLMLTKENVGSFQEFLKESRKAGKEANDVSLIHILQLTHSGRYSRPGEERAPMVAFRDPILDERSGVFRDDQVVTDEYLDSLTEKYVESALLAKEAGFDGVDIKACHKYLLSELLGGFTREGKYGGESLENRSRFLVQTVEAIRKAVGDDFIIGCRLNVFDVHPYPYGFGCDKNDIYQFDSTEPVALIKMLVKSGVNVFALSSSNPYFVYPQFGRPFDIPSLGIPEPEESQLSIIEKIFEYTRIAQEAAGDVPIIGNGYSWLRKYIPNAAAANIKSHSCSMVGLGRSSFAYPDAAHDIFTNGEMDSKKVCVCCSKCTQIMRDHGSTGCVVRDSAVYVPKYKEARAAAEALAAAKR from the coding sequence ATGACGAAGCACAAAATGTTCCGGTATATGTCATTGGATGAATTAAGACAGGAAATCAAGGATCAGGCTGTAAACATTGATTTAACAGAGGATTTATCCCCCCTTAAAAACAAGGTAAACGTAGGACACCTGACAACATCAAATGCGATGGCAATTCTTCCAATGGAAGGTTGCGACAGCAATCCAGACGGCTCCATGTCTGAGCTTACGAGGCGCCGCTATATGAGATTTTCAACCGGCGGTTCCAGTCTGATCTGGTGGGAAGCTAATGCAGTGGTAGAAGAAGGAAAAGCAAATCCTCAGTCTTTGATGCTGACTAAAGAGAATGTTGGTTCTTTTCAGGAATTCTTAAAAGAGAGCAGAAAAGCAGGAAAGGAAGCAAATGATGTTTCCCTCATTCATATCCTTCAGCTTACCCACTCTGGCCGCTATAGCCGTCCAGGAGAGGAAAGAGCTCCTATGGTGGCATTCCGTGATCCAATCTTAGATGAGAGAAGCGGCGTATTTCGTGATGATCAGGTGGTTACCGATGAATATCTGGATTCCCTGACTGAAAAATATGTGGAATCTGCTCTGCTGGCCAAAGAGGCAGGATTTGACGGAGTTGATATCAAGGCATGCCATAAATATCTTTTAAGTGAACTTCTAGGTGGATTTACCAGGGAAGGAAAGTACGGCGGAGAAAGCTTGGAGAACCGCAGTCGTTTTCTGGTTCAGACGGTGGAAGCCATCCGAAAAGCCGTTGGCGATGATTTTATTATCGGCTGCCGCTTAAATGTGTTCGATGTTCACCCATACCCATATGGATTTGGATGTGATAAAAATGACATTTATCAATTTGACAGCACAGAGCCAGTGGCATTAATCAAAATGCTGGTAAAGTCTGGGGTCAATGTATTTGCACTCTCTTCCAGCAACCCATACTTTGTTTACCCTCAGTTTGGACGTCCCTTCGATATTCCAAGCTTAGGTATCCCAGAGCCGGAAGAATCTCAGCTTTCTATCATTGAGAAGATATTTGAATACACCAGAATTGCACAAGAGGCAGCAGGTGATGTGCCCATTATTGGAAATGGTTACAGCTGGCTTCGTAAATATATTCCAAATGCAGCCGCAGCTAATATTAAATCCCATTCCTGCAGCATGGTAGGTCTTGGCCGTTCCAGCTTTGCATATCCGGACGCAGCCCATGACATTTTTACAAATGGTGAAATGGATTCTAAAAAGGTATGCGTATGCTGCAGCAAATGTACCCAGATCATGAGAGATCATGGCAGCACAGGCTGTGTAGTCCGGGATTCAGCCGTATACGTTCCTAAATACAAAGAAGCAAGAGCAGCGGCAGAAGCTTTGGCAGCAGCGAAACGATAA
- a CDS encoding AraC family transcriptional regulator: protein MGDKINTAQNGNFHSKDFAHAYYDESNHNAALTRHHHTQNEIIFVKEGQCTFDISGEAYTIKKNQIVLISALENHSTHSMHTPYHRYVFVSSMDLCSDYIHDPIMASAFVRSNHHLGVIDLPPEIADEMEGYFKTLVSETAKHEVKWKERCATTLFNILILLYRSNPETFAIQKNPDDLNVIFAIKDYIDHNYSQPLSLETVAQSFYINKYYLSHQFKEIIGYGFKKYIQLIRINKAKILLQNTSLTVNEICTKIGYDNINYFIRLFKEKEEMTPYQYHKMFYQHHSGK, encoded by the coding sequence ATGGGAGATAAGATAAATACGGCACAAAATGGGAACTTTCACTCAAAGGATTTCGCTCATGCCTATTATGATGAAAGCAATCATAATGCTGCACTTACAAGACACCATCACACCCAAAATGAAATTATATTTGTAAAGGAAGGTCAATGTACCTTTGACATTTCCGGAGAAGCGTATACCATCAAAAAGAATCAGATTGTGCTCATCAGTGCCCTTGAGAACCACTCCACCCATTCCATGCACACGCCTTATCATCGATACGTGTTTGTATCTTCCATGGACCTGTGTTCTGACTACATTCACGATCCCATCATGGCCTCTGCCTTTGTCAGAAGCAATCATCATCTGGGCGTTATTGACCTGCCCCCTGAAATAGCTGACGAAATGGAGGGCTATTTTAAAACCCTTGTTTCAGAAACAGCAAAGCATGAAGTAAAATGGAAAGAACGATGTGCAACCACCCTTTTTAACATATTAATATTACTTTACCGCAGCAATCCGGAAACATTTGCAATCCAGAAAAACCCCGATGACCTGAATGTTATCTTTGCCATTAAGGATTACATTGACCATAATTACAGCCAGCCCTTAAGTCTTGAGACAGTCGCTCAGAGTTTTTACATCAATAAATATTATCTCTCTCACCAATTTAAGGAAATCATTGGCTATGGATTTAAAAAATACATTCAGCTGATCCGGATAAATAAGGCAAAAATATTATTGCAAAACACAAGTCTTACGGTAAATGAAATCTGTACTAAAATCGGTTATGATAATATCAATTACTTTATCCGCTTATTTAAGGAAAAGGAAGAAATGACCCCCTATCAATATCACAAGATGTTTTATCAACATCATTCAGGAAAATAA
- the rbsK gene encoding ribokinase → MGKKVTVFGSFVVDLMSRCPHLPAPGETVKGSVFRMGPGGKGFNQGVAAYKAGADVTMVTKLGSDAFADVALNTMNKLGMNTERIFQTSETETGSALILVDENTAQNEIVVVLGACGNITDKEVESLSDLLDQSEYLLTQLETNVTAVEKIVAMAFEKGVKIILNTAPVQPISDDLLSRVDLITPNEVEAGILSGIKVDNQEGAQKAADYFLKKGVKNVLITMGSSGVFLATPQKRGFLPAYKVNALDTTGAGDAFNGGLTAALSEGKDLWEAAQFANALAALSVQKMGTTTSMPDREEIDTFVAEHGKGEWVLS, encoded by the coding sequence ATGGGTAAGAAGGTAACAGTTTTTGGCAGTTTTGTAGTTGATCTTATGAGTCGGTGTCCTCATCTTCCGGCACCGGGTGAGACGGTAAAAGGGAGTGTCTTTCGCATGGGGCCTGGAGGAAAGGGCTTTAACCAGGGGGTAGCAGCTTATAAGGCAGGAGCTGACGTCACCATGGTAACAAAGCTTGGAAGTGACGCCTTTGCAGACGTCGCCTTAAATACTATGAATAAACTTGGTATGAATACGGAACGAATTTTTCAGACCAGCGAAACAGAAACCGGCAGCGCGCTGATTCTGGTAGATGAGAATACAGCACAAAATGAAATTGTTGTGGTCCTTGGTGCCTGTGGTAATATCACCGATAAGGAGGTGGAATCTCTCTCTGATCTTTTGGATCAGTCAGAGTATCTGCTGACCCAGCTTGAAACCAATGTTACAGCGGTAGAGAAAATCGTAGCCATGGCTTTTGAAAAGGGAGTAAAGATAATTTTAAACACAGCTCCAGTCCAACCGATCAGTGATGATTTATTAAGCCGGGTGGATTTAATTACGCCCAATGAGGTTGAGGCTGGAATATTAAGTGGTATCAAAGTAGACAATCAGGAAGGTGCCCAAAAAGCAGCTGATTATTTCTTAAAAAAAGGTGTTAAGAATGTGTTGATTACCATGGGAAGCAGTGGAGTATTCCTTGCTACACCACAAAAGAGAGGCTTTCTCCCGGCATATAAAGTAAATGCTTTGGATACCACTGGTGCTGGGGATGCCTTTAATGGAGGGCTGACAGCGGCCTTATCAGAAGGAAAGGATTTGTGGGAAGCTGCCCAATTTGCCAATGCCCTTGCTGCTTTATCGGTACAGAAAATGGGGACCACAACGTCTATGCCTGACCGGGAAGAAATTGATACATTTGTGGCAGAGCACGGAAAAGGAGAGTGGGTCTTATCCTGA
- a CDS encoding LacI family DNA-binding transcriptional regulator → MNIRDIAKKAGVSSATVSRVINESGYVKEETKQKVLAAIAETNFVPNAIARSLSINDTSSIGVIVPDIANEFFSSIISGMGEMASTHQYNIVLFDTGHMQERENQCLQIAERQRLSGLLITPVSELDTETCDKLMQFENKGIPVVLVDRNIKDSNLDGVFVDNVKAAYEGTEALIKAGHKKIAMIKGPSTSMPGKERYKGYQAALRDYGVELKREYAVSGDFKSMKAYEQTKALLELPDPPTAIFASNNQTSLGVLKYLTENKLKIGRDLSIVGFDQIESLKIIDYRLSTIERDAKKQGYEAMAMLIDKLSQKESKSTGKKIYVPYQVVLRGSEKIK, encoded by the coding sequence ATGAATATACGGGATATAGCAAAAAAAGCAGGAGTATCTTCTGCAACGGTTTCCAGAGTGATCAATGAATCTGGATATGTGAAAGAGGAAACGAAGCAGAAAGTACTGGCGGCCATTGCAGAGACGAACTTTGTGCCCAATGCAATCGCCAGAAGCTTAAGTATTAACGATACGTCCAGTATAGGAGTGATTGTCCCGGATATTGCCAATGAGTTTTTTTCTAGTATTATCAGCGGTATGGGAGAAATGGCTTCCACTCATCAGTATAACATTGTTCTTTTTGATACTGGACATATGCAGGAGAGGGAAAATCAATGTCTTCAAATAGCAGAACGTCAGCGACTTTCCGGGCTATTAATCACGCCGGTATCTGAACTTGATACAGAGACTTGTGACAAACTGATGCAATTTGAAAATAAGGGAATTCCAGTTGTATTAGTTGACCGGAATATAAAAGATTCCAATCTGGATGGAGTTTTTGTAGATAATGTGAAGGCTGCCTACGAGGGAACAGAGGCACTCATAAAGGCAGGGCACAAAAAGATTGCCATGATCAAAGGACCCAGTACTTCCATGCCAGGAAAGGAACGCTATAAAGGCTATCAAGCTGCTTTAAGGGACTATGGAGTTGAGCTTAAGAGGGAATATGCAGTTTCCGGAGATTTTAAAAGCATGAAAGCCTATGAACAGACAAAGGCATTATTGGAGCTGCCAGATCCGCCCACTGCAATTTTCGCTTCCAATAACCAGACCAGCCTGGGCGTGTTAAAATATTTGACAGAGAATAAGTTGAAGATCGGAAGGGACCTTTCGATTGTGGGTTTTGACCAGATTGAGTCCCTTAAAATCATAGATTACAGGCTATCCACCATAGAAAGGGATGCAAAAAAACAGGGATATGAGGCAATGGCAATGCTCATTGATAAACTTTCCCAAAAAGAAAGCAAAAGTACCGGAAAAAAGATATATGTTCCGTATCAGGTGGTACTGCGCGGCTCCGAAAAGATAAAATAA
- a CDS encoding PTS sugar transporter subunit IIA produces the protein MAVSEILDKRVIDLSMEARNKDEVLRHLSGLLKKAGYIEDEEAYLKDVYLRESEGVTGIGSHVAIPHGKSDSVSQVGIAVGRTKQMVEWESYDGEPSDLFFLFAVPSDSQGASEHLRLISELAGKLGNAKTMEKLQTARSYEELLEAFS, from the coding sequence ATGGCTGTATCAGAAATACTAGACAAAAGAGTCATTGATCTTAGCATGGAAGCAAGAAATAAGGATGAGGTTTTAAGACATTTATCCGGGCTTTTAAAAAAAGCTGGATATATAGAGGATGAAGAAGCGTATTTAAAAGATGTATATTTAAGAGAATCGGAAGGAGTGACAGGGATTGGCAGTCACGTTGCCATCCCCCACGGTAAGTCAGATTCCGTAAGCCAGGTAGGCATTGCCGTTGGGCGGACCAAACAAATGGTAGAATGGGAGTCCTACGATGGGGAACCTTCTGATTTGTTTTTCCTGTTTGCAGTCCCTTCTGACAGTCAGGGGGCATCGGAGCACCTTCGTCTGATTTCTGAGCTGGCCGGAAAGCTTGGAAACGCCAAAACAATGGAAAAACTTCAGACAGCCAGGAGTTATGAAGAGCTTTTAGAAGCGTTCTCTTAA
- a CDS encoding BglG family transcription antiterminator encodes MKQDKNTRYYNQILSYLFSGKTYTVKQLADGMGLSEKTIRTKTDQLNDWMKSNGLGSITKKQGQGIWLDCNKEQLCALKETFSDHSNVDLSADLENRNRQLTGKLLKLKPGEIITLQQLADSLYLSPPTVASMLKKISPWFETRHLQITSVRNKGICVAGDEYNYRVAIKDYILYMMPDIMEALLGTYAPGIDAGRIRKIIVNAENAWRIELADVSFNMVWIMICLSLSRGYSGALGHFPPGEEEEVQHYNEYSFAQSIYQRIESEYGISIHSDDVSLLSMLLLSARKIEGFSGMEDGESAKKYDEDLREFVKLVIETIDSVLDVDLSLDDILFDSLLSHMRSAIFRMKYSTTNSDSISKYVKQEYKQTFLATWSTSNLFEEYYGVQVTEDELAGIALYIQASLIRLNRERPFKALMVSRQGLASSQLMMELIKYSIPEISEIRAVSHHDFKLSQYGSMDLIISTVPLSDTDSRIVRISDRMSEENIDVIRRKVKEIRKSIPVSDFQFHSLCHQLFEIDLIFFRPSVKEKGELLRLMVRKLEEKGDVTRKYLESVFDREKATTTSIGHGIAIPHGNMMEVNESRIAVAILDSPIEWAGDLVDVVFLLSVKMTSQYEIKRTKQFYKDFLLLTENEKNMESLKKLNSPLEVYQYFIR; translated from the coding sequence TTGAAGCAGGACAAAAATACACGATACTACAACCAAATATTATCATATCTTTTTTCAGGGAAGACGTACACGGTAAAGCAGCTGGCTGATGGTATGGGCTTATCTGAAAAAACAATACGGACAAAGACCGACCAGCTTAACGACTGGATGAAGTCAAACGGTCTTGGGAGCATTACAAAAAAGCAGGGGCAGGGTATCTGGCTTGACTGTAACAAGGAACAGCTTTGTGCCTTAAAGGAGACATTTTCTGACCATTCAAATGTTGACCTCTCTGCGGATCTTGAAAATCGCAACCGACAGCTTACCGGAAAGCTATTAAAGCTTAAGCCTGGAGAAATCATTACCCTGCAGCAATTGGCGGACAGTCTTTATTTAAGTCCGCCAACGGTTGCCTCTATGTTAAAAAAGATTTCTCCCTGGTTCGAAACCCGCCATCTCCAGATTACTTCCGTACGGAACAAAGGAATCTGTGTGGCTGGGGATGAGTATAACTACCGGGTCGCCATAAAGGACTATATTCTCTATATGATGCCGGATATTATGGAGGCACTTCTTGGAACCTATGCACCAGGTATTGATGCCGGCAGAATTCGAAAGATTATTGTAAATGCGGAAAACGCCTGGAGAATTGAGCTGGCGGATGTTTCCTTTAATATGGTCTGGATCATGATATGCCTTTCTCTTTCCAGAGGCTATTCGGGAGCACTTGGCCATTTCCCACCGGGAGAAGAGGAAGAGGTACAGCATTATAACGAATATTCCTTTGCTCAATCCATTTATCAGAGAATCGAGTCGGAATATGGAATTTCCATTCATTCGGATGACGTAAGTCTTTTGTCCATGTTATTACTGTCTGCCAGGAAAATTGAGGGGTTTTCCGGCATGGAAGACGGGGAGTCTGCAAAAAAATACGATGAGGATTTAAGAGAGTTTGTAAAGCTAGTCATTGAAACCATAGATTCGGTGCTGGATGTGGATTTGTCCTTAGATGACATTCTGTTTGACAGTCTTTTAAGCCATATGCGTTCCGCCATTTTCCGCATGAAATATTCCACAACTAATTCCGATAGCATTAGTAAATACGTGAAGCAGGAATATAAACAGACCTTTCTTGCCACATGGTCTACCAGCAACTTGTTCGAAGAATATTATGGAGTTCAGGTGACAGAGGATGAACTGGCTGGGATCGCCTTATATATTCAGGCTTCTCTGATCCGGTTAAACAGAGAGCGTCCATTTAAAGCTCTTATGGTCAGCAGGCAGGGGCTGGCTTCCAGTCAGCTCATGATGGAACTGATTAAATACAGTATACCGGAGATTTCTGAAATCCGGGCGGTCAGCCACCATGATTTTAAGCTCTCCCAGTACGGGAGCATGGACCTTATTATCAGTACCGTTCCCCTGTCGGATACCGATTCCAGAATTGTTAGAATCAGTGATAGGATGTCAGAGGAAAATATAGATGTCATTCGCAGGAAGGTAAAGGAAATACGAAAAAGCATTCCAGTTTCTGATTTTCAGTTTCACAGTCTGTGTCATCAGCTATTTGAAATTGATTTGATTTTCTTTCGGCCGTCTGTAAAAGAGAAAGGGGAGCTGCTTCGTCTAATGGTTCGTAAACTGGAGGAAAAAGGAGATGTGACCCGGAAATATTTAGAAAGTGTGTTTGACCGGGAAAAAGCCACCACTACCAGTATTGGACACGGCATTGCCATTCCCCACGGAAACATGATGGAGGTGAATGAATCCAGAATAGCAGTGGCCATCTTAGACAGCCCCATTGAGTGGGCAGGGGATCTTGTGGATGTCGTATTCCTGCTCTCTGTAAAGATGACTTCCCAATATGAAATCAAACGGACAAAACAGTTCTACAAAGACTTCTTACTGCTGACAGAAAATGAAAAAAACATGGAAAGTTTAAAGAAGTTAAATTCCCCGCTGGAAGTATACCAGTATTTTATTCGATAA
- a CDS encoding class II fructose-bisphosphate aldolase: MLVSMKAILDDANKMNYGVMAMNSINMEMARAGIMAAEEEHSPIIIQFGPGQMKNHAHAEEMLPVIKELSSRVRVPVALNLDHGTDFNVIADCINRGFTNVMFDGSSLPYEENVSRTAIITALAHGMGCSVEGELGHVGQAIDSDDTDVDLYTDPGLALDFVQRTGVDALAVAIGTAHGAYPKGKIPKLDFERLKKLKETLRMPLVLHGGSGSGEENLKKAVACGINKINVCTDAFEAGKRSMLEALEEKPDLDYMHLCMAAEAGMKAFVKDYMKVIGSSGRYIYGETRHIGYE; this comes from the coding sequence ATGCTGGTATCAATGAAAGCAATTCTTGACGACGCAAATAAGATGAATTACGGCGTTATGGCCATGAACAGCATCAATATGGAGATGGCCAGGGCCGGTATTATGGCAGCAGAGGAAGAACATTCTCCTATCATTATTCAGTTTGGTCCCGGCCAGATGAAAAACCATGCACATGCAGAAGAGATGCTACCTGTGATTAAGGAGCTCTCTTCCAGAGTGAGAGTTCCTGTTGCCCTTAACTTAGATCACGGTACAGACTTTAATGTGATCGCAGACTGTATTAACCGTGGCTTTACCAATGTCATGTTTGATGGTTCTTCCCTACCCTATGAGGAAAATGTGAGCCGAACTGCAATCATCACGGCTCTGGCACATGGAATGGGCTGTTCGGTGGAAGGAGAACTGGGACACGTAGGCCAGGCAATCGATTCCGATGATACGGATGTAGACCTTTATACAGATCCTGGTCTGGCCCTTGATTTTGTACAGAGAACCGGAGTGGATGCCCTGGCAGTTGCCATTGGTACGGCTCACGGTGCATATCCTAAGGGAAAAATACCAAAACTTGATTTTGAGAGACTTAAAAAGTTAAAGGAAACACTTCGGATGCCTCTGGTTCTTCATGGCGGATCAGGCTCTGGAGAAGAAAATTTAAAGAAAGCGGTAGCATGCGGGATTAATAAAATCAATGTGTGCACCGATGCATTTGAGGCTGGGAAACGCTCTATGTTAGAAGCATTGGAGGAGAAGCCAGATTTAGATTACATGCACTTATGCATGGCAGCCGAGGCTGGAATGAAAGCTTTTGTAAAGGATTATATGAAAGTGATTGGTTCCAGCGGGCGTTACATTTATGGGGAGACTAGACATATTGGATATGAATGA